One region of Oxalobacteraceae bacterium OTU3CAMAD1 genomic DNA includes:
- a CDS encoding alpha/beta fold hydrolase, protein MIKRFLIVLLAVQIGAVLALSLSLYRWWHPAWRAAVGAPVAALVCLAVAAAFVLLVRLLINANNFRLSRRARSATPAGHALNPFTAIKLFAHEFLSSMLTSSYYMLRPVGLRLQPHARGLPVLLIHGYACNSGYWLPMSKLLTQAHVSHYGIDLEPPGASIDDFVPQVRAAVERLCAETGSKQVIVLAHSMGGLVARAYLRRHGHAHIARVITLGTPHHGTTLAGFGPGSNAVQMRRDSAWLASLAGTEADLQRKLFSSIYSVHDNIVAPQDSSDLPGARNLVFGAIGHVALGRHPEIMRCALSEIKTATPV, encoded by the coding sequence ATGATCAAACGTTTCCTTATCGTTCTATTAGCGGTCCAGATCGGCGCGGTGCTGGCGCTGTCCTTGTCGCTGTACCGCTGGTGGCATCCGGCGTGGCGCGCGGCTGTCGGCGCCCCCGTCGCGGCGCTCGTTTGCTTGGCGGTCGCGGCCGCCTTCGTGCTGCTGGTGCGCCTGCTCATCAACGCCAACAACTTCCGCCTGAGCCGGCGCGCGCGCAGCGCCACGCCCGCCGGCCACGCGCTCAATCCATTCACCGCGATCAAACTGTTCGCGCATGAATTTTTGTCATCGATGTTGACATCGTCTTATTACATGCTGCGGCCGGTGGGACTGCGCCTGCAGCCGCACGCGCGCGGCCTGCCGGTGCTGCTGATCCACGGCTACGCCTGCAACAGCGGTTACTGGCTTCCAATGAGCAAGCTGCTGACGCAAGCCCACGTGAGCCACTACGGCATCGACTTGGAGCCGCCCGGCGCGTCCATCGACGACTTCGTGCCGCAGGTGCGCGCGGCCGTCGAACGCCTGTGCGCCGAGACTGGCAGCAAGCAAGTCATCGTGCTCGCGCACAGCATGGGCGGGCTGGTGGCGCGCGCCTACCTGCGCCGGCATGGCCACGCCCACATCGCCCGCGTGATCACGCTCGGCACGCCGCACCACGGCACCACCCTGGCCGGCTTCGGCCCTGGAAGCAACGCCGTACAGATGCGGCGCGACAGCGCATGGCTGGCCTCGCTTGCGGGCACTGAGGCGGATTTGCAACGCAAATTATTTTCATCCATTTACTCCGTCCACGACAACATCGTCGCGCCCCAGGATTCCAGCGATTTGCCCGGGGCGCGCAATCTCGTGTTTGGTGCAATTGGCCATGTTGCGCTGGGCCGGCACCCGGAAATCATGCGTTGCGCGTTGTCAGAAATCAAAACCGCAACACCTGTGTGA
- a CDS encoding GMC family oxidoreductase yields MTNTNIPIVAQKGPVSDPIHVGLAAGWRVTDCARLDEDLVMEADVVIVGSGAGGGVTAEILARAGLRVLIVEEGALKSSTDFKMREADAYPALYQESAARKTRDKGINILQGRTVGGSTTVNWTSSFRTPPGTLAYWNRHYGLADYTPESMAPWFATMERRLNIAEWAPPPNENNDVLRRGAGKLGIETGIIHRNVNGCWNLGYCGMGCPTNAKQSMLVTTIPAALELGATLLTRARAERLVIKGGDGNDRVTQLDCVALDAAGLAPTGRRITLRAKHFVLSGGAINTPALLLRSVAPDPHGLLGKRTFLHPTLVSAAVFEQRVEAYAGAPQSVYSDHFLHTDAIDGAIGYKLEAPPLHPVLMSTTMAGFGAQHARMMARFPHAQALLALLRDGFHADAPGGSVALSSDGAAVLDYPIGDYLWDGARRALLSMAEIQFAAGAKTVMPVHEAAGEYTSWQQAKSAIAALPFKLLATRVVSAHVMGGCAMSADERLGVTDAGGRYRGLRNVSVHDGSLFPTSIGANPQLSVYGVTARLANTLASEMTRK; encoded by the coding sequence ATGACCAACACCAACATCCCCATCGTCGCCCAGAAAGGCCCGGTCTCCGATCCGATCCACGTCGGCCTGGCCGCCGGCTGGCGCGTGACCGACTGCGCACGGCTGGACGAAGACCTGGTCATGGAAGCGGACGTGGTCATCGTCGGCAGCGGCGCCGGGGGCGGCGTGACTGCCGAGATCCTGGCGCGGGCCGGCCTGCGCGTGCTGATCGTCGAGGAGGGCGCGCTGAAGTCGTCCACCGACTTCAAGATGCGCGAAGCCGACGCCTATCCGGCGCTGTACCAGGAATCGGCGGCGCGCAAGACGCGCGACAAGGGCATCAACATCCTGCAGGGACGCACCGTCGGCGGCAGCACCACGGTCAACTGGACCAGCAGCTTCCGCACGCCGCCCGGCACGCTGGCGTACTGGAACAGGCACTACGGCCTCGCCGACTACACGCCCGAATCGATGGCGCCATGGTTCGCCACGATGGAGCGCCGCCTCAACATCGCAGAATGGGCGCCGCCGCCGAACGAGAACAACGATGTGCTGCGGCGCGGGGCGGGCAAGCTGGGCATAGAGACCGGCATCATCCACCGCAACGTCAACGGCTGCTGGAACCTCGGCTATTGCGGCATGGGCTGCCCCACCAACGCCAAGCAGTCGATGCTGGTCACCACGATTCCGGCGGCGCTGGAACTGGGCGCGACCTTGCTCACGCGCGCCCGCGCCGAGCGGCTGGTGATCAAAGGCGGGGATGGCAACGACAGGGTGACGCAGCTCGATTGCGTTGCGCTCGATGCCGCCGGCCTGGCGCCGACCGGGCGCCGCATCACCTTGCGCGCCAAACACTTCGTGCTGTCCGGCGGCGCCATCAACACGCCGGCGCTGTTGCTGCGTTCCGTCGCGCCCGATCCGCACGGGCTGCTGGGCAAGCGCACCTTCCTGCATCCGACCCTGGTCTCGGCCGCCGTTTTCGAGCAGCGCGTGGAGGCCTACGCCGGCGCGCCGCAGTCGGTGTATTCCGATCACTTCCTGCATACGGACGCCATCGATGGCGCCATCGGCTACAAGCTCGAGGCGCCGCCGCTGCATCCGGTGCTGATGTCGACCACGATGGCCGGTTTCGGCGCGCAGCACGCGCGCATGATGGCGCGGTTCCCGCACGCGCAGGCGCTGCTGGCGCTGCTGCGCGACGGCTTCCACGCGGACGCGCCCGGCGGCAGCGTGGCGCTGTCCAGCGATGGCGCGGCGGTGCTCGATTATCCGATCGGCGACTACCTGTGGGACGGCGCCCGGCGCGCCTTGCTGAGCATGGCCGAGATCCAGTTCGCGGCCGGCGCGAAGACGGTGATGCCGGTGCACGAGGCGGCAGGCGAGTACACCAGCTGGCAACAGGCCAAGTCCGCGATCGCGGCGCTGCCTTTCAAATTGCTGGCCACGCGCGTGGTGTCGGCGCATGTGATGGGCGGCTGCGCGATGTCGGCCGACGAGCGTCTGGGCGTGACGGACGCGGGCGGCCGCTATCGCGGCCTGCGCAATGTGTCGGTGCACGACGGCTCGCTGTTCCCGACGTCGATCGGCGCCAATCCGCAGTTGTCGGTGTATGGCGTGACGGCCAGGTTGGCCAATACGCTCGCATCGGAAATGACGCGCAAATGA